In the Piscinibacter sp. XHJ-5 genome, one interval contains:
- a CDS encoding phasin family protein: protein MASKTARTKPQPAKARPARKAAAAAPAAAPAPAPGGAKGLLRAGLKALNDVRDDVITRQSRVFEALLGLPPSLSASDRSAKEWKLLNAGEDGTPGMQKFEEIFDQRVARSLERLGMPSPQALAALCRQLESINEHLKRIESTTTPRRAPRRRPTRSST from the coding sequence ATGGCGAGCAAGACGGCCCGCACGAAACCTCAACCCGCCAAGGCAAGGCCGGCCCGCAAGGCCGCCGCAGCGGCGCCTGCGGCGGCGCCGGCGCCGGCGCCCGGAGGCGCCAAGGGCCTGCTGCGCGCCGGACTGAAGGCGCTCAACGACGTTCGCGACGACGTCATCACGCGGCAAAGCCGCGTCTTCGAAGCGCTGCTGGGATTGCCGCCGTCGCTGTCGGCCAGCGACCGCTCGGCCAAGGAATGGAAGCTGCTGAATGCCGGCGAAGACGGCACGCCCGGCATGCAGAAGTTCGAGGAGATCTTCGACCAGCGCGTCGCCCGCTCGCTCGAGCGGCTGGGCATGCCGTCGCCGCAGGCGCTGGCCGCGCTGTGCCGGCAGCTCGAATCCATCAACGAGCACCTCAAGCGCATCGAGTCGACGACGACGCCGAGGCGCGCGCCGCGGCGTCGTCCGACTCGCAGCAGCACCTGA
- a CDS encoding TetR/AcrR family transcriptional regulator — protein sequence MAAPKTRDRIVETSLALFNAEGLAGVSTHRIAAELGISPGNLHYHFRTKELIVTWLFRRFEDRLSPCIAANATVTALDDLWLSLHLTFEAIDEYRFVYRDIEYLLKEFPALEARAHTLTARNLLAAKAMCAGLANAGVMQASAEDVEMLALQIVFSTTCWFSFKRLTPSQKSPAYGPAALAAYYTLTLLSPYVVGESKDYLNYLRAKYLK from the coding sequence GTGGCTGCGCCCAAGACGCGAGACCGGATCGTCGAGACCAGCCTCGCCCTGTTCAACGCGGAGGGGCTGGCCGGCGTGTCGACGCACCGCATTGCCGCGGAGCTGGGCATCAGCCCGGGCAACCTGCACTACCACTTCCGGACCAAGGAACTGATCGTCACCTGGCTGTTCCGCCGCTTCGAGGACCGCCTGTCGCCGTGCATCGCGGCCAACGCCACGGTCACCGCCCTCGACGACCTGTGGCTGTCGCTGCATCTCACCTTCGAGGCGATCGACGAGTACCGCTTCGTCTACCGCGACATCGAGTACCTGCTGAAGGAGTTCCCGGCTCTGGAAGCCCGCGCGCACACCCTCACCGCGCGCAACCTGCTGGCCGCCAAGGCGATGTGCGCGGGCCTCGCGAACGCCGGCGTGATGCAGGCCAGCGCCGAGGACGTGGAGATGCTGGCGCTGCAGATCGTCTTCTCGACCACCTGCTGGTTCTCCTTCAAGCGCCTCACGCCCTCGCAAAAGTCGCCGGCATACGGGCCCGCGGCGCTGGCGGCGTACTACACGCTGACCCTGCTGTCGCCGTATGTGGTGGGGGAGTCGAAGGACTACCTGAACTACCTGCGGGCGAAGTACCTGAAGTGA
- a CDS encoding MBL fold metallo-hydrolase, with protein MSRATATPASSLRRAATVVLVRDGDRGMEVLLLRRVARSDDRSSEAFVFPGGTLDAGDAQCHACCAGMDDVAASARLSLDHGGLDYYVAAIRECFEEAGVLLATDAEVDASAWPELRARLRRGDIGMAQLCRTLGVRLAAERLAYHSHWLTPAGLPKRFDTRFFVAEMPAGQTASSDSEETAEHRWIRPSDALDPTSDLRLPTPTRRTLAAMAGFATAAECVAHARSLRDIRRILPVIADGPRGLQPVPPDEPAYAEVLRIDPHGTGAARYAIDAGRCVVLSPRVRRVTAPNPGLMTGPGTNTYLVGDASADAWAVIDPGPADEGHVEAIVAAAPGPIRWILATHTHRDHSPGAALLKARTGAMLLGMAALHEEGQDTAFVPDQALRHGDPVVLGPQTTLRVVHTPGHAANHLCYLLQEEKTLFTGDHVMQGSTVVINPPDGDMGDYMESLRRLLDEDLEWLAPGHGFLIADPRSAVTRLIDHRLAREAKVLRAIEEGCEGIDQLLARVYDDVHPALHAAARRSLLAHLLKLQAEGRARVGE; from the coding sequence ATGAGCCGCGCCACCGCCACTCCCGCATCCTCGCTGCGCCGCGCCGCCACGGTCGTTCTCGTGCGCGACGGCGACCGCGGCATGGAGGTGCTGCTGCTGCGCCGTGTCGCCCGCAGCGACGATCGCAGCAGCGAGGCATTCGTCTTTCCGGGCGGCACGCTGGACGCGGGCGATGCGCAGTGCCATGCCTGCTGCGCAGGGATGGACGACGTCGCCGCCAGCGCGCGCCTGTCGCTGGACCACGGCGGGCTCGACTACTACGTCGCCGCCATCCGCGAGTGCTTCGAGGAAGCCGGCGTGCTGCTGGCCACCGACGCCGAGGTCGACGCATCGGCCTGGCCCGAATTGCGGGCGCGGTTGCGTCGCGGCGACATCGGCATGGCGCAGCTGTGCCGGACGCTGGGCGTGCGCCTGGCCGCCGAGCGCCTCGCCTACCACAGCCACTGGCTGACGCCGGCCGGCCTGCCCAAGCGCTTCGACACGCGCTTCTTCGTTGCCGAGATGCCGGCCGGCCAGACCGCGTCGTCCGACAGCGAGGAGACGGCCGAGCACCGCTGGATCCGTCCGAGCGATGCGCTGGACCCGACAAGCGACCTGCGCCTGCCGACGCCGACGCGGCGCACGCTGGCGGCCATGGCTGGCTTCGCGACGGCGGCCGAGTGCGTCGCCCATGCGCGCTCGCTGCGCGACATCCGGCGAATCCTGCCGGTGATCGCCGACGGACCGCGCGGCCTGCAGCCGGTGCCGCCCGACGAGCCGGCCTATGCCGAGGTGCTTCGCATCGATCCGCACGGCACCGGCGCGGCGCGCTACGCCATCGATGCCGGGCGCTGCGTGGTCCTGTCGCCGCGCGTGCGGCGCGTCACGGCGCCCAACCCCGGGTTGATGACCGGGCCGGGCACCAACACCTACCTGGTCGGCGATGCGTCGGCCGACGCGTGGGCGGTGATCGACCCGGGGCCGGCCGACGAAGGCCATGTGGAGGCCATCGTCGCCGCCGCGCCGGGGCCCATCCGCTGGATCCTGGCGACGCACACGCACCGCGACCACTCGCCCGGTGCGGCGCTGCTGAAGGCGCGCACCGGCGCCATGCTGCTCGGCATGGCGGCCCTGCACGAAGAAGGCCAGGACACCGCTTTCGTGCCGGACCAGGCCCTGCGCCACGGCGATCCGGTGGTGCTCGGTCCGCAGACCACGCTGCGCGTGGTGCACACACCCGGTCATGCGGCCAACCACCTGTGCTATCTCCTGCAGGAGGAGAAGACGCTGTTCACCGGCGATCACGTGATGCAGGGCTCCACCGTCGTCATCAATCCACCCGACGGCGACATGGGTGACTACATGGAGTCGCTGCGGCGCCTGCTCGACGAAGACCTGGAGTGGCTTGCGCCGGGGCACGGCTTTCTCATCGCCGATCCGCGCTCGGCGGTCACGCGGCTCATCGACCACCGGCTGGCGCGCGAGGCCAAGGTGCTGCGCGCGATCGAGGAGGGCTGCGAAGGCATCGACCAGCTGCTCGCCCGGGTGTACGACGACGTGCATCCCGCCCTGCATGCGGCGGCACGGCGGTCGCTGCTGGCGCATCTGCTGAAGCTGCAGGCGGAGGGAAGGGCGCGGGTGGGTGAGTGA
- a CDS encoding thioesterase family protein produces the protein MPPTDQLTYRGTVYPWQCDHMGHMNVMWYTGKFDEATWQLFGSLGLTPDWLRTAGRGMAAVEQVTHYRRELLPGDLVSVHSRLLEVKEKAIRFSHEMRVDGDGGSVAATTILTGVFLDTALRKATPFPPGMASRWAELIER, from the coding sequence ATGCCACCGACCGATCAGCTCACATACCGCGGCACCGTCTACCCCTGGCAGTGCGACCACATGGGCCACATGAACGTCATGTGGTACACGGGCAAGTTCGACGAGGCGACCTGGCAGCTCTTCGGCTCGCTGGGCCTCACGCCCGACTGGCTGCGCACCGCCGGCCGCGGCATGGCCGCGGTCGAGCAGGTCACCCACTACCGGCGCGAGCTGCTGCCCGGCGATCTGGTCTCGGTCCATTCGCGGCTGCTCGAGGTGAAGGAGAAGGCGATCCGCTTCAGCCACGAGATGCGTGTCGACGGCGACGGCGGCAGCGTGGCCGCCACCACCATCCTCACCGGCGTCTTCCTCGACACCGCGCTGCGCAAGGCCACGCCCTTCCCGCCCGGGATGGCAAGCCGCTGGGCCGAGCTCATCGAGCGATAG
- a CDS encoding DUF2917 domain-containing protein — protein sequence MNVHSHTPITELRSGALMRVEEGAGHAIAVFDGLLWITQSGDSRDVFLRPGESFSFDGSGRVVMQALSNARLAVCPVDDGQDRSGRARTSTMVSAAVAIASGLFLMFGGATLDEPAMVASATPADAAIAR from the coding sequence ATGAATGTCCATTCCCATACCCCCATCACCGAGCTGCGCAGCGGCGCGCTGATGCGCGTCGAGGAAGGCGCCGGTCATGCGATCGCCGTCTTCGACGGCCTGCTGTGGATCACGCAATCGGGCGACTCGCGCGACGTGTTCCTGCGTCCCGGCGAGAGCTTCTCCTTCGACGGCAGCGGCCGGGTCGTCATGCAGGCGCTGTCCAACGCCCGCCTGGCCGTGTGCCCGGTGGACGACGGGCAAGACCGATCCGGGCGGGCGCGGACCTCCACGATGGTGTCCGCCGCGGTGGCCATCGCCTCCGGGCTGTTCCTGATGTTCGGCGGCGCCACGCTCGACGAGCCGGCCATGGTGGCGTCGGCCACGCCGGCCGATGCGGCTATCGCTCGATGA